One part of the Bradyrhizobium sp. CB1650 genome encodes these proteins:
- a CDS encoding recombinase family protein, producing the protein MAILGYARVSTQDQHLTGQIEALTAAGATTIFKEKISGARADRPQLAKLMASLKTGDVVLVTKLDRLGRSTRELLDLIERIGKAGATFRSLGDPLWDTSSSQGRLLSTLLAAIAEFERDLIRERTGEGRKRAQAKGIKFGRKPKLSDYQRAEALKRRAAGETLAEIAKSYAVDLSMISRLR; encoded by the coding sequence ATGGCCATTCTCGGATATGCCAGAGTCAGCACCCAGGATCAGCACCTCACCGGCCAAATTGAAGCCCTAACGGCGGCCGGCGCCACGACCATCTTCAAGGAGAAGATCAGCGGGGCCCGGGCCGATCGGCCGCAATTGGCGAAGCTGATGGCGTCACTGAAGACTGGCGACGTGGTTCTGGTCACCAAGCTCGACCGACTCGGCCGCTCGACCCGCGAGCTCCTCGACCTGATCGAGCGCATCGGCAAGGCCGGCGCCACCTTCCGTAGCCTCGGCGACCCGTTGTGGGATACGTCTAGCTCGCAAGGTCGCTTGCTCTCGACGCTCCTGGCCGCGATCGCCGAGTTTGAGCGCGACCTGATCCGGGAGCGCACCGGTGAGGGTCGTAAGCGCGCCCAGGCCAAGGGGATCAAGTTCGGCCGGAAGCCGAAGCTGTCGGACTATCAGCGCGCCGAAGCCTTGAAGCGTCGAGCGGCCGGCGAGACGCTTGCCGAGATCGCGAAGAGCTACGCGGTCGACCTGTCGATGATCTCGCGCCTCCGTTGA
- a CDS encoding resolvase, whose amino-acid sequence MISSIARYYDDRHRRQAQGQAKAKAEGRYKGRPEDADRNGAIARMLATKQSWSTIQAATGCSRATIAKIAKRAA is encoded by the coding sequence TTGATCAGCTCTATTGCGCGGTACTACGACGATCGCCACCGCCGGCAGGCGCAAGGTCAAGCCAAGGCCAAGGCTGAGGGTCGCTACAAAGGCCGCCCGGAGGATGCTGACCGCAACGGTGCTATCGCCCGCATGCTCGCCACCAAGCAGTCCTGGAGCACGATACAGGCCGCCACGGGCTGCTCGCGCGCCACGATCGCGAAGATCGCCAAGCGCGCCGCCTGA
- a CDS encoding Hsp20 family protein — MRYDWTPLWRSTIGFDRLFDVLDEVQRTAEESYLPYNIERLDENRFQISVALAGFTPNEVALTVEQNVLTLEGHKSEKEEMTFLHRGISARNFKRQFTLADHVEVKGARFENGLLIIELQREIPEAMKPRRIAINGAAPSNVPQIESQAA; from the coding sequence ATGAGGTATGATTGGACTCCCCTCTGGAGGTCGACCATCGGTTTCGACCGCCTTTTTGACGTCCTCGACGAGGTCCAGCGGACCGCCGAAGAGAGCTATCTCCCCTACAATATCGAGCGTCTCGACGAGAACCGCTTCCAGATCTCGGTGGCGCTCGCCGGATTCACCCCGAACGAAGTCGCGTTGACGGTCGAGCAGAACGTCCTGACCCTCGAGGGCCACAAGAGCGAGAAGGAAGAGATGACCTTCCTGCATCGCGGCATCTCGGCGCGCAATTTCAAGCGCCAGTTCACGCTCGCCGACCACGTTGAGGTCAAGGGCGCCCGCTTCGAAAACGGATTGCTCATCATCGAGCTGCAGCGGGAGATCCCCGAGGCGATGAAGCCGCGCCGGATCGCGATCAACGGCGCCGCCCCGAGCAACGTGCCCCAGATTGAATCCCAGGCCGCCTGA
- a CDS encoding cell envelope biogenesis protein TolA produces MIAATMAKPGVVLKRPVGSRGPFGEHPGLPTDLGRGGKPSGTARKAPARKFAKSAGRPADSAAERKAAAAYERDEKRRERDHAKAEAAAQRERERRREAIDKAQAVFDAAEGEHAEREAIDKKLEAENARWGKERARLQAALMRARE; encoded by the coding sequence GTGATCGCCGCAACAATGGCCAAGCCAGGCGTCGTCCTGAAGAGGCCCGTCGGGTCGAGGGGGCCGTTCGGCGAGCATCCCGGTCTGCCCACCGACCTCGGCCGCGGCGGCAAGCCGTCCGGAACGGCCCGTAAAGCACCGGCCCGAAAGTTCGCGAAGAGCGCTGGCCGGCCCGCCGATTCCGCGGCGGAGCGGAAGGCCGCGGCCGCCTACGAACGCGATGAGAAGCGACGCGAGCGGGACCACGCCAAGGCGGAGGCTGCCGCGCAGAGGGAGCGGGAGCGCCGGCGAGAGGCCATCGACAAGGCGCAGGCAGTATTCGACGCCGCCGAGGGCGAGCACGCCGAACGCGAGGCCATCGATAAGAAGTTGGAGGCCGAGAACGCCCGGTGGGGCAAGGAGCGGGCGCGGCTGCAGGCGGCCCTGATGCGCGCGCGAGAGTAG
- the ligD gene encoding non-homologous end-joining DNA ligase, with product MSRTSTLPKRLQPMLATLIDAPFDDPGWVFEDKFDGFRMIAEIRRGKVALYSRNGKIISQSYMEIAKALEGVRADAVIEGELVAIGRDGASHFQLLQNALRHEAKILYCALDLMFENGEDLRKGPLLQRKKRLKAILPRDKLIAFSRHREGDGRKFFTEAERKGLEGIMAKRADSQYSSGGRSADWLKIKTAKRQEVVIAGFTAPRRTRPFFGALVLAVRKNDAWRYIGRVGTGFSHKTLEELHARLMKLRIAKSPFPAKLNDEAATTWVMPSLVAEVKFAEWTSKGELRQPVYLGLRSDKQAKDVVREWERPRK from the coding sequence ATGAGCCGGACATCGACCCTGCCCAAGCGCCTGCAACCGATGCTCGCGACGCTCATCGATGCGCCGTTCGACGATCCCGGCTGGGTCTTTGAGGACAAATTCGACGGCTTCCGCATGATCGCGGAAATCCGGCGCGGCAAAGTCGCCCTTTACAGCCGGAACGGCAAAATCATCAGTCAAAGTTACATGGAAATCGCCAAGGCGCTCGAGGGCGTGCGAGCCGACGCGGTTATCGAAGGAGAGCTTGTCGCGATCGGCAGGGACGGCGCGTCGCATTTTCAGCTTCTGCAGAACGCTCTGCGCCATGAAGCAAAGATTCTGTACTGCGCGCTCGATCTCATGTTCGAGAACGGCGAGGACCTGCGGAAGGGGCCGCTGCTGCAGCGCAAGAAACGGCTCAAAGCCATCTTGCCGCGTGACAAGCTGATCGCCTTCAGCCGTCACCGCGAGGGCGACGGCAGAAAATTTTTTACCGAAGCCGAGCGCAAAGGTCTTGAAGGCATCATGGCCAAGCGCGCCGACAGCCAGTATTCGTCCGGAGGCAGATCGGCCGACTGGTTGAAGATCAAGACCGCGAAACGACAGGAAGTCGTGATCGCCGGCTTCACGGCGCCCAGACGCACCAGGCCCTTCTTCGGCGCTCTCGTCCTTGCCGTGAGGAAAAACGACGCTTGGCGCTACATCGGCCGTGTGGGGACCGGGTTCAGCCACAAGACTCTGGAAGAGCTGCACGCCAGGCTCATGAAGCTGAGAATCGCGAAATCGCCCTTCCCCGCCAAACTCAATGACGAAGCCGCCACGACATGGGTCATGCCGTCGCTAGTGGCCGAGGTGAAGTTCGCGGAGTGGACGAGCAAGGGCGAACTGCGTCAGCCCGTTTATCTTGGTCTTAGATCCGACAAGCAGGCGAAGGATGTCGTGCGCGAATGGGAGCGACCGCGAAAATAG
- a CDS encoding DNA topoisomerase IB codes for MLRQTKDEDIPERVAEVASAIAEEGLRYVNDSAPGYRRKRMGTSFSYYDQDGRRITDRAIIRRIKSIGIPPAYEFVWICPWANGHIQATGLDARGRKQYRYHPKWRELRDQNKYEHIMQFAAALPALRSRVASDMKSDGLPREKVLGTIVSLLDKTLIRVGNAEYAEKNKSYGLTTMRRKHVAIGRGILRFEFTGKSGKQWKLQVEDKRIAGIVKRCAEIPGHELFKYLDDDGEPHTVDSGDINAYIKEITQQDFSAKDFRTWAGTVLAALALSEFKKYDSQAEAKRNVVGAIEKVAKQLGNTPAICRKCYVHPEILGAYMSGDLVEMLDAKIAQKFKRQYAKLTADEIMVLAFLRRRLEALKAAT; via the coding sequence ATGCTCCGACAGACCAAAGATGAGGATATCCCGGAGCGCGTGGCCGAAGTCGCATCGGCTATCGCTGAGGAAGGTCTCCGCTATGTGAACGACTCGGCGCCTGGGTACCGGCGCAAGCGGATGGGCACTTCGTTCAGTTACTACGACCAGGATGGCAGACGCATTACTGATCGCGCCATCATCCGACGCATCAAGTCAATCGGCATTCCTCCGGCCTACGAATTCGTCTGGATCTGTCCTTGGGCCAATGGCCACATACAAGCAACGGGACTCGATGCGCGCGGACGCAAGCAATATCGCTACCATCCGAAATGGCGCGAGCTGCGGGACCAGAACAAATACGAACACATTATGCAGTTCGCGGCGGCACTTCCCGCGTTGCGCAGCCGCGTGGCATCCGACATGAAGAGCGATGGCTTGCCACGTGAAAAGGTGCTGGGGACGATTGTGAGCCTTCTCGACAAGACGCTTATTCGGGTCGGCAACGCGGAGTATGCCGAGAAGAACAAGTCCTATGGCCTCACCACCATGCGACGCAAACATGTCGCGATCGGACGCGGCATTCTACGGTTCGAGTTCACGGGCAAGTCGGGCAAGCAATGGAAACTGCAGGTCGAGGACAAGCGCATCGCTGGCATCGTGAAGCGCTGCGCGGAAATCCCGGGGCATGAGCTTTTCAAATATCTGGACGACGATGGAGAGCCGCATACGGTCGATTCGGGCGACATCAACGCATACATCAAGGAGATTACCCAACAGGATTTCAGCGCCAAGGATTTCCGGACCTGGGCCGGAACAGTTCTGGCGGCGCTCGCGCTGTCAGAGTTCAAGAAGTACGACAGCCAGGCAGAAGCCAAACGTAATGTCGTCGGCGCGATCGAAAAGGTCGCAAAGCAGCTTGGCAACACCCCCGCCATCTGCCGCAAGTGCTATGTGCACCCGGAAATCCTGGGCGCCTACATGTCCGGCGACCTCGTCGAAATGCTCGACGCCAAAATCGCTCAAAAATTCAAGCGCCAATACGCGAAACTCACCGCCGATGAAATTATGGTGCTGGCTTTCCTGCGCAGGCGGCTGGAAGCGCTAAAAGCCGCCACCTGA
- a CDS encoding SDR family oxidoreductase, whose protein sequence is MPDYPKPPYPSQRQPMPGSTAKMDPRPDHGETTYKGSGRLQGKRAIITGGDSGIGRAVAIAFAREGADILIAYLEESDDAKEVAALIEKEGCKAVLAEGDLRSADHCRKVIDQAVLELGGVDVLVNNAAHQATFADLGDISDEEWRMTFEVNIHAMFFLAKAAVPHMKPGGVIINTASVNSDMPNPMLLAYATTKGAIQNFTGGLAQMLAEKGIRVNAVAPGPIWTPLIPSTMPDEAVENFGKQVPMKRAGQPAELATAYVMLADPLSSYTSGTTVAVTGGKPFI, encoded by the coding sequence ATGCCCGACTATCCCAAGCCGCCGTATCCTAGCCAGCGCCAACCGATGCCCGGATCGACCGCGAAGATGGACCCGCGCCCCGATCACGGTGAGACCACGTATAAGGGCTCCGGCCGGCTGCAGGGCAAGCGAGCGATCATCACAGGCGGAGACAGCGGCATCGGCAGGGCGGTCGCCATCGCCTTCGCCCGCGAGGGCGCCGATATCCTGATCGCCTACCTCGAGGAAAGCGACGACGCCAAGGAGGTTGCCGCCCTCATCGAAAAGGAAGGATGCAAGGCCGTATTGGCCGAAGGCGACCTGCGGTCAGCGGATCATTGCCGGAAAGTCATTGACCAGGCAGTGCTCGAACTCGGCGGCGTCGACGTCCTAGTCAACAATGCGGCGCACCAAGCGACCTTCGCCGATCTCGGCGACATCAGCGACGAGGAGTGGCGCATGACCTTCGAGGTGAACATCCATGCGATGTTCTTCCTGGCGAAGGCGGCAGTGCCGCACATGAAGCCGGGCGGCGTCATCATAAATACGGCGTCGGTCAACTCCGACATGCCCAATCCGATGTTGCTGGCTTACGCCACCACCAAGGGCGCCATCCAGAACTTCACCGGCGGCCTTGCGCAGATGCTGGCCGAGAAGGGCATCCGCGTGAACGCGGTGGCGCCCGGGCCGATCTGGACGCCGCTGATCCCCTCGACCATGCCCGACGAGGCCGTGGAGAATTTCGGCAAGCAAGTGCCGATGAAGCGCGCCGGCCAGCCGGCCGAGCTCGCAACGGCTTACGTCATGCTCGCCGATCCGCTGTCGAGTTATACCTCCGGCACCACTGTCGCCGTCACCGGGGGCAAGCCCTTCATCTAA
- a CDS encoding PRC-barrel domain-containing protein, giving the protein MKSFLAVALLGTAVIGGAAFAQSIQPADRAARAAAAQPAEGKMALKGNWRASKLMGLNVYNEANEKLGDINELLVDKSGKINAVVIGIGGFLGMGEHDIAVSIDKLKFFQEPVRTSSSSTSTTSRDTTTGAAATNTTNRNANDWVPDHAVMSGNKEQLKALPQFKYSDYN; this is encoded by the coding sequence ATGAAAAGTTTTCTTGCCGTCGCTCTGCTTGGCACTGCCGTGATCGGCGGCGCCGCGTTCGCGCAATCCATTCAGCCGGCCGATCGCGCCGCGCGGGCGGCCGCCGCCCAGCCGGCCGAAGGGAAGATGGCGCTCAAGGGCAATTGGCGCGCCTCGAAGCTGATGGGCCTGAACGTTTACAACGAGGCCAACGAGAAGCTAGGAGACATCAACGAACTGCTCGTCGACAAGAGCGGGAAGATCAACGCGGTGGTAATCGGCATCGGCGGCTTCCTCGGCATGGGCGAGCACGACATCGCCGTATCGATAGACAAGCTGAAGTTCTTCCAAGAGCCGGTCCGGACCAGCTCGAGCAGCACCTCGACCACCTCGCGCGACACTACCACCGGCGCGGCTGCGACAAATACGACGAACCGCAACGCGAACGATTGGGTCCCCGACCACGCCGTGATGAGCGGCAACAAGGAGCAATTGAAGGCGCTCCCACAGTTCAAATACTCGGACTACAATTAG
- a CDS encoding glycosyltransferase family 4 protein: MRIAQLAPLAESVPPKLYGGTERVVAWLVDELVELGHEVTLFASGDSRTRAELHAVWPRALRLGRKGVDPNAACSLLLEAVARRAADFDVIHSHIDWLPLPLLSRLGVPFLTTMHGRLDLPGLPSVVRQFPDASFVSISDHQRLPLPDANWCRTIQHGLPVDLFRPSYGPGSYLAFLGRLTAEKGPEDAIRIARAAGKPLRIAAKIPRAETAYFKKRLEPHVDGEKVQLVGEVDDGRKQPFLAEAAALLFPIDWPEPFGLVMIEAMACGTPVIAYRSGSVPEVVDDGVTGFIVDSEEEAVSAVSKVVRMDRRVVRARFEERFAASRMAKEYERRYRELLSRGGREGFEKESAISRLAVGTASESLR; encoded by the coding sequence ATGCGCATCGCCCAACTTGCTCCTTTGGCCGAGAGCGTTCCCCCAAAGCTTTACGGCGGCACGGAGCGGGTGGTCGCCTGGCTGGTGGATGAGCTGGTCGAACTGGGACATGAGGTTACCCTCTTTGCAAGTGGGGATTCCCGGACGCGCGCCGAGCTTCACGCGGTGTGGCCTCGCGCGCTGCGCCTCGGACGGAAGGGTGTCGACCCGAACGCCGCCTGTAGTCTCCTCCTGGAAGCAGTTGCGAGACGGGCAGCCGACTTCGACGTGATCCATTCCCACATCGACTGGCTGCCCCTTCCGCTGCTCAGCCGACTGGGCGTCCCGTTTCTCACGACCATGCACGGGCGGCTCGATCTACCGGGACTACCTAGCGTGGTTCGCCAATTTCCGGACGCCAGCTTCGTCTCGATTTCCGACCACCAACGCCTGCCCCTTCCGGACGCGAATTGGTGCCGCACGATCCAGCACGGGCTGCCCGTCGACCTGTTCCGGCCGTCGTACGGACCAGGATCATACCTGGCGTTTCTCGGGCGGCTCACGGCTGAGAAAGGTCCGGAAGACGCTATTCGCATCGCTCGCGCAGCCGGAAAGCCGCTGCGCATCGCCGCGAAGATCCCGCGAGCCGAGACCGCCTACTTCAAGAAGCGCCTCGAGCCTCACGTCGACGGCGAGAAAGTGCAGCTCGTCGGCGAGGTCGACGACGGGAGGAAGCAGCCGTTCCTCGCAGAAGCCGCCGCCCTGTTGTTTCCGATCGACTGGCCGGAGCCGTTCGGGCTAGTCATGATCGAGGCAATGGCGTGCGGGACGCCCGTGATCGCCTATCGGTCGGGCTCGGTGCCGGAGGTGGTCGACGACGGCGTAACCGGCTTCATCGTCGACAGCGAGGAGGAGGCCGTCAGCGCAGTGAGCAAAGTGGTTCGAATGGACAGAAGAGTAGTCCGCGCCCGGTTCGAGGAGCGCTTCGCCGCGAGCCGGATGGCGAAGGAGTACGAACGCCGATATCGCGAGCTGCTCAGTCGCGGAGGACGCGAAGGATTCGAGAAGGAGTCAGCCATATCTCGCCTGGCAGTCGGAACGGCTTCGGAGTCTCTTCGTTGA
- a CDS encoding inorganic diphosphatase, whose protein sequence is MPNFFNLPPFTEDGDVHVVVETPRGSRAKFAYDPKLECFALSKSLLTGLTYPHDWGFVPSTKADDGDPLDVMVIHDAATFPGLVVTCRVIGILQIAQKSKNKAERNDRLFAVPRRSHSEQALKDIDDLTKPIREELEKFFKATDELEDKKLNIIGWKGPKAAVQAIKDAAKTFAKDDK, encoded by the coding sequence ATGCCCAATTTCTTCAACCTGCCACCCTTTACAGAAGACGGCGACGTGCACGTCGTCGTCGAAACACCGCGCGGCAGCCGCGCCAAGTTCGCGTACGACCCGAAGCTTGAATGCTTCGCGCTCAGCAAATCGCTACTGACCGGCCTTACGTATCCACACGACTGGGGCTTCGTGCCGTCAACCAAAGCCGATGATGGCGACCCGCTGGACGTCATGGTGATCCATGATGCGGCGACCTTCCCCGGCTTGGTCGTTACCTGTCGGGTGATCGGTATCCTCCAGATCGCGCAGAAGAGCAAAAACAAAGCCGAGCGCAATGACCGCCTCTTTGCCGTGCCTCGACGCTCGCACTCCGAGCAGGCTTTGAAGGACATCGATGATCTAACGAAACCGATCCGTGAGGAGCTTGAAAAGTTCTTCAAGGCCACCGACGAACTTGAAGACAAGAAGCTCAACATCATCGGCTGGAAGGGACCTAAGGCTGCGGTGCAGGCCATCAAGGATGCGGCAAAGACTTTCGCGAAAGACGATAAGTAG
- a CDS encoding DUF892 family protein produces MASGKNLKELFHDTLKDIYFAEKKILSTLPKMATAAQSKNLSAAFQKHETETEEHVARLEQVFEEIGETPRGKTCDAIMGIIEEGQEVMKEFKGAPALDAGLLAAAQAVEHYEIARYGTLKTWAAELGLKQSVKLLEATLAEEKKTDETLTKLAESEVNQHAQAA; encoded by the coding sequence ATGGCAAGCGGGAAGAATCTGAAGGAGCTGTTTCATGACACGCTGAAAGACATCTATTTTGCGGAAAAGAAGATCCTGTCGACCTTGCCGAAAATGGCGACGGCGGCCCAGTCCAAGAATCTCAGCGCCGCCTTCCAGAAACATGAGACCGAGACCGAAGAGCACGTGGCTCGACTCGAACAGGTATTTGAGGAAATCGGAGAAACGCCGCGAGGCAAGACCTGCGATGCCATCATGGGCATCATCGAGGAGGGCCAAGAGGTCATGAAGGAATTCAAGGGCGCGCCCGCCCTCGATGCCGGTCTCCTCGCGGCGGCGCAGGCGGTCGAACATTATGAGATCGCCCGCTATGGGACGCTGAAGACCTGGGCCGCCGAGCTAGGGCTGAAACAGTCCGTGAAGTTGCTGGAAGCAACCCTTGCCGAAGAAAAGAAGACGGATGAGACCCTGACGAAGCTCGCCGAGAGTGAGGTCAATCAACACGCCCAAGCGGCTTGA
- a CDS encoding DDE-type integrase/transposase/recombinase, with translation MAGKISMRAKREITSALAERYRASGRLEKGRILDELCAVAGWHRKHAIRALSVEGALGSAMPRRRGRTYGASIRMALIVLWDASDRLCSKRLVAMIPFLLPALERHGRLTLSADERSKVLRVSAATIDRLLSDVKIAAAGGRRRRAGFSSAVRRQVPVRTFNDWGSPPPGYCEADLVAHGGMSVSGAFIQTLTMVDIATGWTECFPLVVREAALVVEALERAQNLFPWPVCGLDFDNDTAFMNDTVVSWCRSHDVEVTRSRAYKKNDQAFVEQKNGAIVRRLVGYGRFEGIDAARSLARLFAAARLHINFFQPSFKLKEKHREGAKVIKRYLPPATPYERALVHPHLNEAFKRRLREIYRTLDPVALLAQMRDAQNELGKRVDQRAGKPAMTIAPVQTDLAVFARELGDGWKEGEQRGIHRRRYVRHKPVPRRPSMLDPYIPIIEEWLAAAPHLSAVALLSRLAVHAPGQFSDHQRRTVQRLVKNWRSKAARQLISSTETTLSVQASCLGI, from the coding sequence ATGGCAGGGAAGATCAGCATGCGCGCAAAGCGCGAGATCACATCAGCGCTGGCCGAGCGTTATCGGGCGAGCGGGCGGCTCGAGAAGGGACGGATCCTGGACGAGCTGTGCGCCGTTGCGGGATGGCATCGCAAGCACGCGATCCGAGCACTGTCAGTGGAGGGGGCATTGGGATCGGCCATGCCGCGGCGGCGGGGCCGGACCTACGGAGCTTCCATTCGCATGGCACTGATTGTGCTATGGGACGCCTCTGATCGGCTCTGCAGTAAGCGGCTCGTCGCGATGATCCCGTTCTTGCTTCCGGCTCTTGAACGGCACGGTCGTTTGACGCTTTCTGCCGATGAGCGTTCGAAGGTTTTGAGGGTGAGCGCGGCGACGATCGATCGCCTGCTGAGCGACGTAAAGATCGCAGCAGCCGGAGGACGCCGACGGCGGGCGGGCTTTTCCAGTGCCGTACGGCGGCAAGTCCCGGTGCGTACATTCAATGACTGGGGATCACCTCCGCCGGGCTACTGCGAAGCGGATCTGGTTGCGCACGGCGGCATGTCCGTATCCGGCGCCTTCATTCAGACGCTAACAATGGTGGACATCGCAACGGGGTGGACCGAATGCTTTCCGCTCGTCGTGCGTGAAGCAGCTCTTGTGGTCGAGGCTCTCGAGCGCGCGCAGAACCTATTTCCCTGGCCCGTTTGCGGGCTCGATTTTGACAACGACACCGCCTTCATGAACGACACGGTCGTGTCGTGGTGCCGCTCTCACGATGTCGAAGTCACTCGTTCCAGGGCTTACAAGAAGAACGATCAAGCGTTCGTTGAACAGAAGAACGGAGCTATCGTTCGCCGCCTGGTGGGCTACGGGCGCTTTGAAGGCATTGATGCCGCTCGCTCATTAGCTCGCCTGTTTGCCGCGGCACGGCTGCACATCAATTTCTTCCAGCCCTCGTTTAAGCTGAAGGAGAAGCACCGCGAAGGTGCCAAGGTGATCAAGCGCTATCTTCCTCCCGCTACGCCGTACGAAAGAGCATTGGTCCACCCGCATCTCAATGAGGCATTCAAACGTCGGTTGCGGGAGATTTACCGCACGCTTGATCCGGTGGCATTGCTGGCACAGATGCGGGACGCTCAAAATGAGCTGGGCAAGCGCGTTGATCAGCGGGCTGGAAAGCCAGCGATGACTATCGCGCCGGTGCAAACCGACTTGGCCGTCTTTGCCCGAGAGCTCGGCGATGGTTGGAAAGAGGGTGAGCAGCGGGGCATTCATCGGCGCCGCTATGTGCGGCACAAGCCTGTGCCACGTCGGCCATCGATGCTCGACCCCTACATTCCCATCATCGAGGAATGGCTCGCCGCGGCTCCGCACTTGTCCGCGGTCGCTCTTCTCTCCCGGCTGGCAGTGCATGCGCCCGGTCAGTTCAGCGACCATCAGCGGCGTACGGTGCAGCGATTGGTGAAGAATTGGCGATCAAAGGCCGCGCGACAGCTCATCAGCAGCACAGAAACCACACTCTCGGTCCAAGCTTCGTGCCTCGGTATCTAA
- a CDS encoding recombinase family protein, with product MAEFTEEVESGRRSDRPQLDAALKAARLNRAAIVVSKVDRLTRSVAFLSKLLEANVEVRSADLPQIEGPTGRFMLQQMASVAELEAGMISARTKAALARSTKTLGGPRRRKSVSEHKSPAGAGIGYVLKSTLVLAT from the coding sequence ATTGCCGAGTTCACCGAGGAGGTCGAGAGCGGCCGGCGCTCCGATCGCCCACAACTGGATGCGGCCTTGAAGGCTGCACGACTTAATAGGGCGGCGATTGTCGTCTCGAAGGTGGATCGGCTCACCCGATCCGTTGCCTTCCTCTCGAAGCTCCTGGAGGCAAACGTTGAGGTGCGCTCCGCAGACCTACCGCAGATCGAGGGGCCAACCGGCCGGTTCATGTTGCAGCAGATGGCGTCGGTCGCAGAGCTGGAGGCTGGCATGATCTCAGCCCGCACCAAGGCTGCGCTCGCACGCTCAACCAAGACGCTTGGTGGACCGCGCCGGCGCAAGAGCGTGAGCGAGCATAAAAGCCCCGCCGGAGCAGGGATAGGTTATGTGCTCAAATCGACCTTAGTCCTCGCAACTTAA
- a CDS encoding Phasin protein, giving the protein MSRGKLTKASKRAPKMARVQRNKQDVVRSSKDNSPRAVAAVSTEPPLQDDPKHEAPVPAGALTDLSQKKDSEPMQWLALTTANMPAYPSRLIEMAQDNLQFACDFGLKLATIRSPIDFFGVMSEFVLRGIDMFGKHSKDMAGYPFWRTEASRKLAGRPA; this is encoded by the coding sequence ATGAGCAGGGGTAAGCTGACAAAAGCGTCAAAGCGCGCCCCGAAAATGGCGCGCGTACAACGGAACAAGCAGGACGTCGTTAGAAGTTCGAAAGACAATTCTCCGCGCGCCGTTGCCGCAGTCTCGACTGAACCGCCTCTGCAAGACGACCCTAAACACGAAGCTCCCGTCCCGGCGGGAGCTCTCACCGACCTCAGTCAGAAGAAGGACAGCGAGCCAATGCAATGGCTCGCTTTAACGACGGCAAACATGCCGGCTTATCCCTCAAGGCTCATTGAAATGGCGCAGGACAATCTGCAATTTGCTTGCGATTTCGGCCTGAAGCTCGCGACGATCAGGTCACCAATCGACTTTTTCGGCGTTATGTCGGAATTTGTGCTCAGAGGGATCGACATGTTCGGCAAGCACTCGAAAGATATGGCTGGATACCCGTTCTGGCGCACCGAGGCGTCCCGAAAGCTCGCAGGTCGACCGGCTTGA
- a CDS encoding SCO family protein, giving the protein MASQLDQATLAPRLNALLPLQVRMGDLNSNTAPLRDWLGDVPTVWILADYTCETLCGPTISIVSNALADTGLSAGRDFRLIVVGFDPKDTAAQAQAMKNAQLSPRSGLSEHSVFLLTAATDVGTLIDAFGVRTVYDREHDQFAHPAAAFVVTPDGRISRALSALAVDATSLRLALVEAGQGHVGRWTDQIHLLCYGFDPASGAYTLAARRLLLAATSISVIFLGLLIGLLLRREFAAR; this is encoded by the coding sequence ATGGCCAGCCAGCTTGACCAGGCGACGCTCGCGCCACGGCTGAATGCGCTGCTGCCACTACAAGTCCGCATGGGTGATCTGAACAGCAACACCGCGCCGCTGCGAGACTGGCTTGGAGACGTCCCCACCGTCTGGATCCTGGCCGACTACACGTGCGAGACGCTTTGCGGACCGACGATATCTATCGTGTCGAACGCGTTGGCCGATACCGGCCTGAGCGCCGGCAGGGACTTTCGGCTCATCGTTGTCGGCTTCGACCCCAAGGATACTGCCGCTCAGGCGCAGGCTATGAAGAATGCGCAGCTAAGTCCAAGGAGCGGCCTATCCGAACACAGCGTCTTCCTGCTTACGGCGGCTACGGACGTTGGCACGTTGATCGATGCCTTCGGCGTGCGGACCGTCTACGATCGCGAGCATGACCAATTCGCCCATCCTGCCGCCGCCTTCGTGGTGACGCCAGACGGGCGGATTTCGCGTGCGCTCTCGGCGCTGGCAGTGGATGCGACGAGTCTGCGTCTCGCCCTGGTCGAAGCAGGCCAGGGGCATGTTGGGCGCTGGACCGATCAGATCCATCTGCTCTGCTACGGCTTCGATCCCGCCAGCGGCGCCTACACGCTGGCGGCGCGGCGGCTGCTGCTCGCGGCCACATCCATCAGCGTCATTTTCCTTGGCCTGCTGATCGGGCTCCTCCTTCGACGCGAGTTTGCGGCCAGATAG